A stretch of the Flavobacterium sp. 5 genome encodes the following:
- a CDS encoding DUF4242 domain-containing protein: MPKYVIEREIPNAGNLTTEQLKDISKISCGVLSKMGPEIQWNHSYVTGDKIYCVYIAPNEEMVREHASKGGFPANKVSLVSGIIDPTTAE, encoded by the coding sequence ATGCCTAAGTATGTTATTGAAAGAGAAATTCCCAATGCAGGGAATTTGACTACAGAACAATTAAAAGATATTTCGAAAATATCTTGTGGAGTCTTAAGTAAAATGGGGCCTGAAATTCAATGGAATCACAGTTATGTGACAGGCGATAAAATTTATTGTGTTTATATTGCGCCTAATGAAGAAATGGTTAGGGAGCATGCTAGTAAAGGAGGATTTCCTGCTAATAAAGTTAGCCTTGTTTCGGGAATAATTGATCCAACAACTGCAGAGTAA
- a CDS encoding toxin-antitoxin system YwqK family antitoxin, producing MKKLVILTAILFSGVVFAQDAKPVLEPFGKKLKATYFYENGQIQQEGYFENGKLEGIWVSYNEAGDKIASGEYVAGVKTGKWFFWSQNTEKSSLCEVDFSNNQISKVKNWRQDAFATSN from the coding sequence ATGAAAAAGTTAGTGATTTTGACTGCGATATTATTTTCTGGAGTTGTTTTTGCGCAAGATGCAAAACCAGTTTTAGAGCCTTTTGGTAAAAAATTAAAAGCTACCTATTTTTATGAAAATGGGCAAATACAACAAGAAGGATATTTTGAAAATGGAAAACTGGAAGGAATTTGGGTTTCTTATAATGAAGCAGGAGATAAAATTGCGTCTGGTGAGTATGTTGCAGGAGTAAAAACTGGAAAATGGTTTTTCTGGTCTCAAAATACTGAAAAAAGTAGCCTTTGTGAAGTAGATTTTTCAAACAATCAAATATCAAAAGTTAAAAACTGGAGACAAGATGCTTTTGCAACTTCTAATTAA
- a CDS encoding TetR/AcrR family transcriptional regulator encodes MKEKIISKASDLFLKLGFKSVTMDDIAGEMCISKKTIYKYFCNKELLIDVSTQEVHQSLHHVIDTIVSKNHNAIEENFEIRKMFKEMFQTTDTSPLYQLKKHYPEIYQKVMSREVNKCNMWFKQNIEKGIQQDLYRKELDIDVYVNFYYILIFSIKENTISEKESRNLELEALEYHTRAMASPKGIIELEKQLLKAKTQ; translated from the coding sequence ATGAAAGAGAAAATTATATCCAAAGCTAGTGACTTGTTTTTAAAATTAGGTTTTAAAAGCGTCACTATGGATGATATTGCGGGTGAGATGTGTATCTCTAAAAAAACCATTTACAAATATTTTTGTAATAAAGAATTATTAATAGATGTAAGTACTCAGGAAGTTCATCAATCACTTCATCACGTGATAGATACTATTGTATCCAAAAACCATAATGCCATTGAAGAAAATTTTGAGATCAGAAAAATGTTCAAAGAAATGTTTCAAACCACTGACACCTCACCTCTTTACCAATTAAAAAAACATTATCCAGAAATATATCAAAAAGTAATGTCACGTGAAGTTAATAAATGTAACATGTGGTTCAAACAAAATATAGAAAAAGGAATTCAACAAGACCTCTATCGAAAAGAACTCGATATAGATGTTTATGTAAATTTCTATTATATCTTGATTTTTAGCATTAAAGAAAATACCATTTCTGAAAAAGAATCTAGAAATCTAGAATTAGAAGCATTAGAATACCATACCAGAGCTATGGCTTCACCAAAAGGAATCATCGAGCTCGAAAAACAATTACTTAAAGCTAAAACTCAATAA
- the aspS gene encoding aspartate--tRNA ligase codes for MYRSHNCGELNASHINTEVTLAGWVQKSRDKGFMNWVDLRDRYGITQLIFDESRSIKEVFEAAKTLGREYVIQVKGTVIEREAKNKNIPTGEIEILVTELNILNASLTPPFTIEDETDGGEDIRMKYRYLDIRRNPVKNSLLFRHKVAMEVRKYLSDLDFCEVETPYLIKSTPEGARDFVVPSRMNEGQFYALPQSPQTFKQLLMVGGMDKYFQIVKCFRDEDLRADRQPEFTQIDCEMAFVEQEDILNIFEGLTRHLLKEIKGIDVDKFPRITYDYAMKTYGNDKPDIRFGMKFGELNEFAQHKEFPVFNSAELVVGIAVPGAGNYTRKEIDALIDWVKRPQVGASGMVYAKCNDDGTFKSSVDKFYDQDDLTNWAKTTGAKAGDMIFVLSGPADKTRAQLSALRMELATRLGLRNPAEFAPLWVVDFPLLELDEESGRYHAMHHPFTSPKPEDMSLLETEPGKVRANAYDMVLNGNEIGGGSIRIHDKATQQLMFKYLGFTEDEAKAQFGFLMDAFQFGAPPHGGLAFGLDRLVAILGGQETIRDFIAFPKNNSGRDVMIDAPSVIDESQLKELHIKLNSNN; via the coding sequence ATGTACAGAAGTCATAATTGTGGCGAATTAAATGCCTCACATATCAATACAGAAGTTACTCTTGCCGGTTGGGTTCAAAAATCTAGAGATAAAGGTTTTATGAATTGGGTCGATTTACGCGATCGTTACGGAATTACTCAATTGATTTTTGACGAAAGTCGTTCTATAAAAGAAGTTTTTGAAGCTGCAAAAACACTTGGACGTGAATACGTGATTCAAGTTAAAGGAACTGTTATTGAGCGTGAAGCTAAAAACAAAAACATTCCTACTGGAGAAATCGAAATTTTAGTTACTGAACTAAACATATTAAATGCTTCTTTAACTCCTCCTTTCACTATTGAAGATGAAACTGATGGTGGAGAAGACATTCGAATGAAATACCGTTACCTTGATATTAGAAGAAATCCAGTAAAAAACAGTTTGCTTTTCCGTCACAAAGTGGCAATGGAAGTTCGTAAATATTTATCTGATTTGGATTTCTGTGAAGTAGAGACTCCTTACTTAATCAAATCGACTCCAGAGGGAGCTAGAGATTTTGTTGTTCCATCTAGAATGAACGAAGGACAATTTTATGCTTTACCACAATCACCACAAACTTTCAAACAATTATTGATGGTTGGTGGAATGGATAAATATTTTCAAATTGTAAAATGTTTCCGTGACGAAGATTTACGTGCAGACCGTCAACCAGAGTTTACACAAATCGATTGTGAAATGGCTTTTGTTGAACAAGAAGATATTTTAAATATTTTTGAAGGACTGACTCGTCATTTATTAAAAGAAATAAAAGGTATCGATGTAGATAAATTCCCAAGAATTACCTACGATTATGCTATGAAAACATACGGAAATGACAAACCGGACATTCGTTTCGGAATGAAATTTGGTGAGTTAAACGAATTTGCACAACATAAAGAATTTCCAGTATTCAATTCAGCAGAATTAGTTGTTGGAATCGCTGTTCCTGGAGCAGGAAATTATACGCGTAAAGAAATTGATGCTTTAATTGACTGGGTAAAACGTCCTCAAGTTGGCGCAAGCGGAATGGTTTATGCAAAATGTAACGACGATGGCACTTTCAAATCTTCTGTAGATAAATTCTATGATCAAGACGATTTAACCAATTGGGCAAAAACAACAGGCGCAAAAGCTGGCGATATGATTTTTGTTCTTTCTGGACCTGCTGATAAAACTAGAGCCCAATTAAGCGCATTGCGTATGGAATTAGCAACTCGTTTGGGTTTAAGAAATCCAGCTGAGTTTGCTCCACTTTGGGTAGTTGACTTCCCTTTATTAGAACTAGATGAAGAAAGCGGGCGTTACCATGCCATGCATCACCCTTTTACTTCTCCAAAACCAGAAGACATGAGTTTATTAGAAACTGAACCTGGAAAAGTTCGTGCCAATGCCTATGATATGGTATTGAATGGTAATGAAATTGGCGGAGGATCAATTCGTATCCATGATAAAGCAACTCAGCAATTAATGTTTAAATATTTAGGTTTTACTGAAGATGAGGCTAAAGCTCAATTTGGTTTCTTAATGGATGCATTCCAATTTGGTGCTCCACCTCATGGTGGTTTAGCATTTGGACTTGACCGTTTAGTAGCAATATTAGGAGGTCAGGAAACAATTCGTGACTTTATTGCCTTTCCAAAAAACAATTCTGGAAGAGATGTAATGATAGACGCACCATCCGTTATTGATGAATCGCAATTAAAGGAATTACATATTAAATTAAATTCAAACAATTAG
- a CDS encoding NADH-quinone oxidoreductase subunit A, with protein sequence MQSEQINYIPIFMQLLLAVGFVVGMIIISGKLGPKRLSENKDKNFECGIESVGNARIPFSVKYFIVAILFVLFDVEVIFLYPWAVNFKELGVEGMFKMIIFMMLLLVGFFYIIKKKALEWE encoded by the coding sequence ATGCAATCTGAACAAATAAATTATATTCCAATCTTCATGCAGCTTCTTTTAGCTGTTGGATTTGTTGTTGGTATGATCATTATTTCTGGAAAATTAGGCCCAAAAAGATTGTCTGAAAATAAAGACAAGAACTTTGAGTGTGGAATTGAATCTGTTGGAAACGCTAGGATACCATTTTCTGTAAAATATTTCATCGTAGCCATCTTGTTCGTTCTATTTGATGTTGAAGTAATATTCCTATATCCTTGGGCTGTGAATTTCAAAGAGTTAGGTGTTGAAGGAATGTTTAAAATGATTATCTTTATGATGTTGCTTTTGGTTGGTTTTTTCTATATTATCAAGAAGAAAGCTTTGGAGTGGGAATAA
- a CDS encoding NADH-quinone oxidoreductase subunit D: MSELLLPPEHRYAKIIKERHNEDGSELSILNLGPTHPATHGIFQNILLMDGERILEAEPTIGYIHRAFEKIAENRPFYQITPLTDRMNYCSSPINNMGWWMTLEKLLDIKVPKRVEYLRVIIMELARITDHLICNSILGVDTGAYTGFLYVFQFREKVYEIYEEICGARLTTNMGRIGGFERDWSPEAFRKLDDFLRDFPVAWKEFENLFERNRIFIDRTVNVGAITAEKAMAYGFTGPNLRAAGIDYDVRVAQPYSSYEDFDFIVPVGKSGDTYDRFCVRNAEVWESLSIIRQALDKMPEGNEYHAEVPDYYLPPKEDVYHNMESLIYHFKIVMGEVPVPVADIYHPVEGGNGEIGFYLVTDGSRTPYRLHFRRPCFIFYQAYPEMIKGSMLSDAIVILSSLNVIAGELDA, encoded by the coding sequence ATGTCAGAACTATTATTACCACCAGAGCATCGCTATGCTAAAATAATCAAAGAGAGACACAATGAAGACGGAAGCGAACTTTCTATTCTGAATTTAGGTCCTACTCACCCAGCAACGCACGGTATTTTCCAAAATATCTTGTTGATGGATGGTGAAAGAATTCTTGAAGCGGAACCAACTATTGGTTACATCCACAGAGCTTTCGAGAAAATTGCCGAAAATCGTCCTTTTTACCAAATCACACCTCTTACCGATAGAATGAACTATTGTTCTTCTCCTATCAACAATATGGGATGGTGGATGACACTTGAAAAACTTCTTGACATAAAAGTTCCTAAAAGAGTTGAATACCTAAGAGTTATTATAATGGAGTTGGCTCGTATTACCGACCACTTGATTTGTAATTCAATTTTAGGTGTTGATACTGGAGCTTACACTGGATTCCTTTATGTATTTCAATTTAGAGAAAAAGTATACGAAATCTACGAAGAAATTTGCGGAGCTCGTCTTACTACAAACATGGGAAGAATTGGTGGTTTTGAAAGAGATTGGTCACCAGAAGCTTTTAGAAAATTAGATGACTTTTTGAGAGATTTTCCAGTTGCTTGGAAAGAATTCGAAAACTTATTCGAAAGAAACAGAATCTTTATTGATAGAACTGTAAATGTTGGAGCTATTACAGCTGAAAAAGCAATGGCTTATGGATTTACAGGTCCAAATTTACGTGCAGCGGGTATCGATTATGATGTTCGTGTAGCACAACCTTATTCTTCATACGAAGATTTTGACTTCATCGTTCCAGTTGGAAAATCAGGAGATACTTATGACCGTTTTTGCGTAAGAAACGCCGAAGTTTGGGAAAGTTTAAGCATTATTCGTCAGGCTTTAGATAAAATGCCAGAAGGAAATGAATATCATGCTGAAGTTCCTGATTATTACCTTCCTCCAAAAGAAGATGTATATCACAATATGGAATCATTGATTTATCATTTCAAAATTGTAATGGGTGAAGTTCCAGTTCCTGTAGCAGATATTTATCACCCTGTTGAAGGAGGAAATGGAGAAATCGGATTCTATTTAGTAACAGACGGAAGCAGAACTCCTTATAGATTACACTTCAGGAGACCTTGTTTTATCTTTTATCAAGCTTATCCAGAGATGATTAAAGGTTCAATGTTATCTGATGCAATTGTTATTTTATCAAGTTTAAATGTTATTGCTGGAGAATTAGACGCATAA
- a CDS encoding cold-shock protein, whose product MRTGTVKFFNESKGYGFITDEETGKDIFVHASGINAEELREGDRVSYEEEEGRKGKVAAKVAVL is encoded by the coding sequence ATGCGTACAGGTACAGTTAAATTTTTCAATGAATCTAAAGGTTACGGATTCATTACAGACGAAGAAACAGGAAAAGACATTTTTGTTCATGCATCAGGAATCAACGCGGAAGAATTACGCGAAGGTGACAGAGTTAGCTATGAAGAAGAAGAAGGAAGAAAAGGTAAAGTTGCAGCTAAAGTAGCAGTACTTTAA
- a CDS encoding NADH-quinone oxidoreductase subunit C yields MALETTEIQEKLVETFGSKVNKFYQERDIFTFEMDSDINTAVILFLKNDPTLRFHFLTDLCGIHYPDNEENRQFAIVYHLHNWYENKRIRIKAFINGSNPEIKTLSNIFLCSNWMERETYDFYGVNFIGHQQLKRILNMDEMISFPMRKEFPMEDSGRTDKDDRYFGRTTINQSIVK; encoded by the coding sequence ATGGCATTAGAGACAACAGAAATTCAAGAGAAGTTAGTAGAAACTTTTGGTTCAAAGGTTAACAAATTTTACCAAGAAAGAGACATCTTCACATTTGAAATGGATTCAGACATCAATACTGCTGTTATCCTTTTTTTAAAAAATGATCCTACTTTACGTTTTCATTTTTTGACAGATTTATGTGGAATACATTATCCAGATAATGAAGAAAACAGACAGTTTGCTATCGTTTATCATTTACACAATTGGTACGAAAACAAGCGAATCCGAATCAAAGCCTTCATAAACGGTTCCAATCCAGAAATCAAAACCTTATCAAACATCTTTTTATGTTCTAACTGGATGGAAAGAGAAACTTATGATTTCTATGGAGTAAATTTCATCGGACATCAACAATTGAAACGTATTTTGAACATGGATGAAATGATTTCTTTCCCAATGCGTAAAGAGTTCCCAATGGAAGACAGTGGAAGAACTGATAAAGACGACAGGTATTTTGGAAGAACAACAATCAACCAATCAATAGTTAAATAA
- a CDS encoding NADH-quinone oxidoreductase subunit B, translating to MSDSKINMVAPPEGVTGEGFFATKLNDVVGLARANSLWPLPFATSCCGIEFMATMASHYDLARFGSERVSFSPRQADMLLVMGTISKKMAPILRQVYEQMAEPRWVIAVGACASSGGIFDTYSVLQGIDKVIPVDVYVPGCPPRPEQIVDGVMKLQELVKSESVRRRSSPEYKELLASYNIQ from the coding sequence ATGAGTGATTCAAAAATAAATATGGTTGCCCCACCAGAAGGTGTTACTGGAGAAGGATTCTTCGCCACAAAACTGAATGACGTTGTTGGATTAGCACGTGCCAATTCTCTTTGGCCTTTACCTTTTGCCACTTCTTGTTGCGGAATTGAATTTATGGCAACAATGGCATCACATTATGATTTAGCGCGTTTTGGATCTGAAAGAGTGAGTTTCTCACCTCGTCAGGCAGATATGCTATTAGTAATGGGAACTATTTCTAAAAAAATGGCTCCGATTTTACGTCAAGTTTACGAACAAATGGCAGAACCTAGATGGGTAATTGCCGTTGGTGCTTGCGCTTCGTCAGGTGGAATCTTTGATACTTACTCTGTTTTACAGGGAATTGACAAAGTGATTCCTGTTGATGTTTATGTTCCTGGATGTCCTCCAAGACCAGAACAAATTGTAGACGGCGTAATGAAACTACAAGAATTAGTAAAAAGCGAATCTGTAAGAAGAAGAAGCTCACCAGAATACAAAGAATTATTGGCATCTTATAACATTCAATAA
- a CDS encoding TlpA disulfide reductase family protein, which produces MNLIKFTARIENRNSDTLIIRQNNFKQIIPINKNEVFEATFEAPTGFYLLYYGTDALGLYLKPDSEVNLTLNSKQFAETIVFKGKGSKENNFLAQQVLKNKKFEEEAFLKEPTEFASLLEVKKKNDLEGLEKGDYDPEFKERLKGNFDVYSINAVNDYARVTKMNKLKEKLSPDFDYENYKGGKTRLSDLKGKYVYIDIWATWCGPCKAEIPFLKKIEKKYHGKNIEFVSISIDEKNEKWKKFVLDKNLGGIQLIADKEWESEFVQSYGVVGIPRFILLDPIGNVLEADADRPSSDNLQTKFDALLE; this is translated from the coding sequence ATGAATCTAATAAAATTTACAGCTAGAATAGAAAATAGAAATAGTGATACTTTGATTATAAGACAAAATAATTTTAAGCAAATTATTCCGATAAATAAAAATGAAGTCTTTGAAGCTACTTTTGAAGCCCCTACTGGATTTTATCTACTCTACTATGGGACAGATGCTTTAGGATTATATTTAAAGCCAGATTCTGAAGTTAATTTAACATTGAATAGTAAACAGTTTGCCGAAACAATTGTATTTAAAGGAAAAGGGTCTAAAGAAAATAATTTTTTAGCACAACAAGTATTAAAAAATAAAAAATTTGAAGAGGAAGCTTTTTTAAAAGAGCCTACAGAATTTGCTTCTTTATTAGAAGTTAAGAAGAAAAATGATTTAGAGGGTCTTGAAAAGGGAGATTATGATCCGGAATTTAAAGAGCGCTTAAAAGGGAATTTCGATGTCTATAGTATTAATGCAGTAAATGATTATGCAAGGGTTACTAAGATGAATAAACTTAAAGAGAAACTCTCTCCAGATTTTGATTATGAAAATTATAAAGGAGGTAAGACCAGACTTTCGGATTTAAAAGGCAAATATGTTTACATCGATATTTGGGCAACATGGTGCGGTCCATGTAAAGCTGAAATTCCTTTTCTAAAAAAAATTGAAAAGAAGTATCATGGTAAGAATATCGAATTTGTGAGTATATCTATTGATGAAAAAAATGAAAAATGGAAAAAATTTGTATTAGATAAAAATTTAGGAGGAATTCAATTGATTGCAGATAAAGAATGGGAGTCTGAATTTGTTCAGAGTTATGGTGTAGTTGGAATTCCGAGGTTTATATTACTTGATCCAATCGGAAATGTTTTAGAAGCAGATGCAGATAGACCATCTTCGGATAATTTACAAACAAAATTTGATGCTTTGTTAGAATAG
- a CDS encoding endo-1,4-beta-xylanase yields the protein MKTYPFFLTLFATITFSSCYSQKEHHSKNPNLKDTFKKSFYIGTAINESQIEEKNTAENTLIVSQFNSITAENIMKSMNIHPQKEKYAFDLSDKFVAFGQKNKMFIHGHTLIWHSQLSPWIAEIKDSTELKNVMKDHISTIVSRYKGKIDSWDVVNEAVNDDGTLRKSVFLETLGEDYLAYAFQLAAKADPNADLYYNDYSMTNPAKREAVIKMVKKIQAKGIKIDGIGMQGHWQLNSPTIDEIEKSILAYSDLGVKVAFTELDISVLPSPWELQGAEISQQFENTPKMNPYPQSLPDSIQEKLAKRYSDIFKLFLKHKDKISRVTFWGVHDGQSWLNDWPIKGRTNYPLLFDAKLKPKKAYYSVINTTKK from the coding sequence ATGAAGACATATCCTTTTTTTTTAACACTTTTCGCAACAATAACCTTTTCAAGCTGTTATTCACAAAAAGAACACCATTCAAAAAATCCAAACTTAAAAGATACTTTTAAAAAGAGTTTTTATATTGGAACTGCTATAAATGAATCTCAAATTGAAGAAAAAAATACAGCGGAAAATACACTAATAGTTTCTCAGTTCAATAGTATTACTGCTGAAAACATCATGAAATCAATGAATATTCATCCTCAAAAAGAAAAATATGCCTTTGATTTATCAGATAAATTTGTTGCTTTCGGGCAAAAAAACAAGATGTTTATTCACGGGCATACTTTAATATGGCACAGTCAACTATCTCCTTGGATAGCTGAAATTAAAGATAGTACCGAGTTGAAAAATGTCATGAAAGACCATATTTCTACAATTGTTTCCCGTTATAAAGGAAAAATTGACTCTTGGGATGTGGTAAACGAAGCCGTGAACGATGATGGAACATTGCGAAAATCTGTTTTTTTAGAAACTTTGGGGGAGGATTATTTAGCATATGCATTTCAATTAGCAGCCAAAGCAGATCCAAATGCAGATTTATATTACAATGATTATAGCATGACTAACCCTGCAAAAAGAGAGGCTGTTATTAAAATGGTCAAAAAAATTCAGGCTAAAGGGATTAAAATAGACGGAATTGGCATGCAAGGTCACTGGCAATTAAATTCACCGACAATTGATGAAATTGAAAAAAGTATTTTAGCATATTCTGATTTGGGAGTAAAAGTAGCTTTTACAGAATTAGACATCTCCGTATTACCAAGCCCTTGGGAGTTACAGGGAGCCGAAATCAGTCAGCAGTTTGAAAACACTCCAAAAATGAATCCATATCCACAAAGTTTACCAGATTCTATACAAGAAAAATTAGCAAAACGCTATTCGGATATTTTTAAATTGTTTTTAAAACATAAAGATAAAATTAGCCGTGTTACTTTTTGGGGAGTTCACGATGGGCAATCTTGGCTAAATGACTGGCCAATTAAAGGAAGAACTAATTACCCACTTTTATTTGACGCTAAATTGAAACCTAAAAAAGCATATTACAGCGTTATAAATACAACTAAAAAATAA
- a CDS encoding alpha-glucuronidase family glycosyl hydrolase, with protein sequence MKHKKQHKNIFFCLFLLTYSLSNAQNDYKLWLQYSPITSPETVSNYHKNVQGIVKYGESETLQVALNEMQTGLQSMLGNSIGLTTKKENSIIIGTYSSLDKDFQNLIKSNLEKIQKDGYIIKTITNNNTKNILITGKTDVAVLYGAFNFLKLIQTNKSIENLNIIDSPKTDIRILNHWDNLDGKVERGYAGSSLWNWQKLPLFIEQRYINYARANASIGINGTVLTNVNANALILTPLYLEKVKALANAFRPYGIKVYLTARFSAPIEIGGLKTADPTDKDVINWWKEKAKEIYNQIPDFGGFLVKANSEGQPGPQNYGKNHVDGANMLADAVSPFGGVIMWRAFVYSEHDVDDRAKQAFSEFVPYDGRFRKNVIVQVKNGPIDFQPREPFHPMFGAMPKTPLMMEFQITQEYLGFSSHLVFLPKLYQEVLQSDTYSKGKGSTVAKIVDGTLENHTISGIAGVSNIGSDLNWTGHPFAQANWYGFGRLAWNPNLDAETIAEEWLRSTFSNDDNFVNPVKKMMINSREAVVNYMTPLGLHHIMATNHHYGPGPWVNNLSRPEWNPVYYHKADANGIGFDRSKTGTKATTQFFPEVEKKFDNLETCPEKYLLWFHHVSWDYKLKNGNTLWDGLALQYQQGVDDVKSMQTTWNKTEKYVDKERFKEVQQLLEIQNQEAKWWRDACLLYFQQYSKKQLPQGVEKPTKTLDYFESLQFPFAPGI encoded by the coding sequence ATGAAACATAAGAAACAACATAAAAATATTTTTTTCTGTCTTTTTCTTTTAACCTATAGTCTCTCTAATGCCCAAAATGATTATAAATTATGGCTGCAATATTCACCAATTACAAGCCCTGAAACGGTATCCAACTATCACAAAAACGTTCAAGGAATTGTAAAATATGGAGAATCAGAAACGCTACAAGTTGCATTAAATGAAATGCAAACAGGATTACAGAGCATGTTAGGAAATAGCATTGGACTAACAACAAAAAAAGAAAACAGCATCATTATTGGTACCTACTCTTCATTAGACAAAGATTTCCAAAACCTTATAAAATCGAATCTTGAAAAGATACAAAAGGATGGGTATATTATTAAAACCATAACTAATAATAACACAAAAAATATCCTAATTACAGGAAAAACAGATGTAGCGGTTTTATACGGCGCTTTTAATTTCTTAAAATTGATTCAAACCAACAAATCAATAGAAAACCTAAATATTATAGATTCACCAAAAACCGACATCCGTATATTAAACCATTGGGATAACTTAGATGGAAAAGTGGAACGTGGTTATGCTGGTTCATCTTTATGGAATTGGCAAAAATTACCTCTTTTTATTGAACAACGTTACATCAATTATGCTCGTGCGAATGCTTCGATTGGAATTAACGGAACAGTACTAACGAATGTAAATGCAAATGCATTAATCCTTACCCCTTTATATTTAGAAAAAGTTAAAGCTTTAGCCAATGCCTTTCGACCTTACGGTATAAAAGTATATTTAACAGCTCGTTTTTCTGCGCCTATAGAAATTGGAGGTTTAAAAACTGCTGATCCAACAGATAAAGATGTTATCAATTGGTGGAAAGAAAAAGCAAAGGAAATTTATAATCAAATTCCAGATTTTGGTGGTTTTTTGGTAAAAGCGAATTCAGAAGGACAACCAGGTCCACAAAATTATGGCAAAAACCATGTTGATGGCGCCAATATGCTTGCTGATGCTGTTTCACCGTTTGGAGGTGTAATAATGTGGAGAGCATTTGTATATTCAGAACATGATGTTGATGATCGTGCCAAACAAGCATTTTCAGAATTTGTGCCTTACGATGGGAGATTTAGAAAAAATGTAATTGTACAAGTTAAAAATGGTCCAATTGATTTCCAGCCAAGAGAACCTTTCCATCCCATGTTTGGAGCCATGCCCAAAACACCATTAATGATGGAATTTCAAATTACTCAAGAATATTTGGGTTTTAGCTCTCATTTAGTCTTTTTACCAAAATTGTATCAGGAGGTTTTACAATCGGATACTTATAGCAAAGGTAAAGGATCAACTGTTGCTAAAATTGTAGATGGAACTTTAGAAAATCATACAATTAGCGGGATTGCTGGAGTGTCTAATATTGGGAGTGATCTTAACTGGACTGGACATCCTTTTGCGCAGGCAAATTGGTATGGCTTTGGAAGGCTGGCTTGGAATCCTAATTTAGATGCAGAAACGATTGCAGAAGAATGGTTACGTTCCACATTTTCAAACGATGATAACTTTGTAAATCCTGTAAAAAAAATGATGATCAATTCAAGAGAGGCAGTTGTCAATTACATGACGCCATTGGGTCTGCATCACATCATGGCAACCAATCATCATTATGGACCTGGTCCTTGGGTTAACAACCTATCCAGACCCGAATGGAATCCAGTTTATTATCACAAAGCTGATGCCAACGGAATTGGTTTTGACCGATCAAAAACAGGAACAAAAGCAACAACTCAGTTTTTTCCTGAAGTTGAAAAAAAATTTGACAATTTAGAAACTTGTCCCGAAAAGTACTTATTATGGTTTCATCATGTTTCTTGGGATTATAAATTAAAAAACGGAAATACTCTTTGGGATGGACTAGCACTTCAATACCAACAAGGCGTTGACGATGTAAAATCAATGCAAACCACTTGGAATAAAACCGAAAAATATGTAGACAAAGAACGCTTTAAAGAAGTTCAGCAATTATTAGAAATTCAAAATCAGGAAGCCAAATGGTGGCGTGATGCTTGTTTACTTTATTTTCAACAATATTCAAAAAAACAATTACCACAAGGTGTCGAAAAACCAACAAAAACATTAGACTATTTTGAATCTTTACAATTCCCATTTGCACCTGGAATATAA